The following proteins are co-located in the Flexistipes sp. genome:
- the rimO gene encoding 30S ribosomal protein S12 methylthiotransferase RimO yields MSRVAFIGLGCSKNTTDLEYLMGYLRDSGLDIVNDITSSDYIVINTCGFIEPAVMEAIENIVQTGEKKPEGAKIIAAGCMVERFKDEFEEEFPEVDFYTGVHTLKEAGDFILKDSGLTIDESRVYGSARLIANHPYYAYIKIADGCNNRCSYCIIPSIRGELKSRPEESIIREAEELIRSGVKEIILISQDSTKYGIDLYGEGRLVQLVEKINDLAGDFFIRLLYLNPDGINEDDIRRFSEIEKLVKYFEIPVQHISDKILSKMHRKSDSRKIKNVFSNIRKVMPEAFIRTTFIVGFPGEDENDFEELKGFLRDFAPEYAGFFRFQPEEGTKAFDMSDYVDNEKIESRILELESIQEQNTVERLKKMQNKEILAFAEGFSEDIEFIPEGRAIFQTPDIDGKTFFIDGRADRGYGPYKCSIEKIVYPDIYCKIVS; encoded by the coding sequence ATGAGCAGAGTTGCCTTTATAGGTTTGGGTTGTTCAAAAAATACCACCGACCTGGAATATTTAATGGGTTATCTTAGAGACAGCGGTTTGGATATTGTGAACGATATTACATCAAGTGACTACATAGTAATTAACACCTGCGGTTTTATTGAACCTGCTGTAATGGAAGCTATTGAAAATATTGTTCAAACCGGCGAAAAAAAACCCGAAGGGGCAAAAATAATTGCTGCAGGCTGTATGGTGGAGAGATTTAAAGACGAGTTTGAAGAAGAGTTTCCCGAAGTGGATTTTTATACGGGCGTTCACACATTAAAAGAGGCCGGAGATTTTATCCTTAAAGATTCAGGTTTAACTATAGACGAAAGCCGTGTATACGGTTCTGCCAGATTAATCGCCAATCACCCCTATTATGCTTACATTAAAATTGCCGACGGTTGTAACAACAGGTGCAGTTACTGTATTATCCCTTCTATCAGAGGGGAGTTAAAAAGCAGACCTGAGGAAAGTATCATAAGGGAAGCGGAAGAACTAATCAGAAGTGGTGTCAAAGAAATCATTCTTATCTCCCAGGATTCCACAAAATACGGTATTGATCTGTATGGAGAGGGCAGGCTCGTACAGTTGGTTGAAAAGATAAACGATTTAGCCGGTGATTTTTTTATCAGACTGCTATACCTCAATCCGGATGGTATTAATGAAGATGATATCAGGCGTTTTTCTGAAATAGAGAAGCTGGTTAAATATTTTGAAATACCTGTTCAGCATATCAGTGATAAAATTTTATCGAAAATGCATAGAAAATCAGACAGCAGAAAGATAAAAAATGTTTTCAGTAACATAAGGAAGGTAATGCCCGAAGCTTTTATCCGTACAACGTTTATTGTTGGTTTTCCTGGTGAGGATGAAAATGATTTTGAAGAGCTGAAAGGTTTTCTTCGGGATTTTGCACCGGAATATGCAGGTTTTTTCAGGTTTCAACCGGAAGAGGGTACGAAAGCCTTCGATATGTCTGATTATGTAGATAATGAAAAAATTGAAAGCCGAATTTTGGAGCTGGAGAGTATACAGGAGCAAAATACCGTTGAGAGACTGAAGAAAATGCAGAACAAAGAAATTCTGGCATTTGCAGAAGGTTTCAGTGAGGATATAGAGTTTATCCCTGAAGGCAGAGCAATATTTCAGACTCCTGATATAGACGGTAAAACGTTCTTTATTGACGGAAGAGCCGACAGAGGGTATGGTCCATATAAATGTAGTATTGAAAAAATTGTATATCCGGATATATACTGTAAAATAGTTTCATGA
- a CDS encoding tetratricopeptide repeat protein yields MNNFYTQYEEGKACFDSGKYDEAREIFEEFIKHRNDFADVYNYLGYIYYISDDRESAIKAYQKAVDLNPSYTEAIMNFAVVLNDCGRSDEALKYMNQLKSVQYYEGVADRYCLGKLANMHAETARAYKSLFWYEEAIEQYQKALQLCPDFPDIRLEYAIALRDYGDMEKAVYEFDQVIVRKSDYAEAYIHQGIAFYKLGFIGFALESWKKGYEIDSKNKILSTFLYLLKGAREVK; encoded by the coding sequence ATGAATAATTTTTACACACAATATGAAGAGGGCAAAGCTTGTTTTGATTCCGGGAAATATGACGAGGCGAGGGAGATTTTCGAAGAGTTTATAAAGCACAGAAACGATTTTGCTGATGTGTATAACTATCTGGGTTATATTTATTACATTAGTGATGACAGAGAATCCGCAATCAAAGCTTATCAAAAAGCTGTGGATTTGAACCCTTCCTACACTGAAGCCATCATGAATTTTGCAGTGGTGCTGAACGACTGCGGCAGATCTGATGAGGCTTTGAAATATATGAATCAGCTGAAAAGTGTCCAATATTATGAAGGGGTTGCTGACAGATACTGTCTTGGCAAGCTTGCCAATATGCATGCAGAAACAGCCAGAGCCTATAAAAGCCTTTTCTGGTATGAAGAGGCCATAGAGCAATATCAAAAAGCTTTGCAGTTATGCCCTGATTTCCCTGATATCAGGCTTGAATATGCCATTGCCCTGAGAGATTACGGGGATATGGAAAAAGCGGTTTACGAGTTTGACCAGGTAATTGTCAGAAAGAGCGACTATGCCGAAGCTTATATTCACCAGGGGATAGCATTTTATAAACTGGGCTTTATAGGGTTTGCTCTGGAATCATGGAAAAAAGGTTACGAAATTGACAGTAAGAACAAAATCCTGTCGACATTTTTGTATTTACTTAAAGGAGCTAGGGAGGTTAAATAG
- a CDS encoding glycerate kinase type-2 family protein, with product MSLKQDTLNILYEAVNSVKPDNIFEDINFNGGNLNICGDSYDLNDKSNVYILGSGKASVKMAEKVKEILGTKISGGLIVSHYHESIEGIEVAESSHPLPDESSLEAGNKMLEFAKSCKEDDFIIYLLSGGTSSLLEYPAEGISISDINTATDILMKAGADITELNTIRKKLSKIKGGRLAAHLKCEGVVLVLSDVVGDDLNYIGSAPLYYDSSSEISSDIIFDKYTLYDKLPKNVIERLKSEKDTESRRSLKHYILGNNNRALLKAAQKAEDLGYKPVILTSLLQGEASAAAGFIVSLLKYHSTHEFLSKPLCFIAGGETTVTVKGDGKGGRNQELALAGLLEMSDLGNISLGCIGTDGIDGNSDAAGAVVTPNLLDDVSVDELKSYLRENDSNTILAKLDALIKTGNTGTNVCDVYIGLVG from the coding sequence ATGAGCCTGAAACAGGATACTTTAAATATTTTATATGAAGCCGTGAATTCCGTAAAACCGGATAATATTTTTGAAGATATAAATTTTAACGGCGGAAATCTGAATATTTGCGGTGATTCTTATGATTTAAACGATAAGTCAAATGTTTATATCCTTGGCAGCGGCAAAGCTTCCGTTAAGATGGCTGAAAAGGTGAAAGAGATTCTGGGAACGAAAATTTCCGGCGGGCTTATTGTGTCCCATTACCATGAAAGCATTGAAGGCATTGAAGTGGCAGAGTCATCCCACCCGCTCCCCGATGAGAGCAGTCTGGAGGCCGGAAATAAGATGTTAGAGTTTGCCAAATCATGCAAAGAAGATGATTTTATTATTTATCTTCTCAGCGGCGGAACATCCTCTCTTTTGGAATATCCGGCGGAAGGTATTAGTATTTCAGATATAAATACTGCCACTGATATTTTAATGAAAGCAGGTGCTGATATTACCGAACTTAATACGATAAGAAAAAAACTGTCAAAAATCAAAGGGGGCAGGCTTGCCGCTCATTTGAAATGTGAAGGTGTTGTTCTTGTTTTATCTGATGTGGTGGGTGATGATCTGAATTATATCGGTTCCGCTCCCTTGTATTACGATTCATCATCTGAAATTTCCTCTGATATAATTTTTGATAAATACACTCTTTATGATAAATTGCCAAAAAATGTGATTGAAAGGTTGAAATCTGAAAAAGATACAGAAAGCAGAAGATCATTAAAACATTATATTCTGGGCAATAATAACAGGGCTCTTTTGAAGGCTGCGCAAAAAGCCGAAGATTTGGGATATAAACCTGTAATTCTTACTTCTCTGTTGCAGGGGGAGGCCTCTGCAGCGGCAGGTTTTATTGTTTCTCTTCTCAAGTATCACAGTACTCATGAATTTTTATCTAAGCCCCTTTGTTTTATTGCAGGCGGTGAAACGACGGTGACGGTTAAAGGTGATGGTAAAGGCGGCAGAAATCAGGAGCTGGCACTGGCTGGTTTGTTAGAAATGAGCGATTTGGGGAATATTTCCCTTGGTTGTATCGGAACAGACGGAATTGACGGCAATTCCGATGCTGCGGGAGCTGTCGTAACGCCGAACCTGCTTGATGATGTTAGTGTTGACGAGTTAAAAAGTTATCTTAGAGAGAATGATTCCAACACTATTTTGGCAAAATTAGATGCTCTTATAAAAACGGGGAATACCGGAACCAATGTATGTGACGTTTATATAGGACTGGTGGGCTGA
- a CDS encoding SAM-dependent methyltransferase translates to MSPRLCVAGMPLSVGFDRIDKELQSIIQNSEIIIAEEKKTAHRVLARSGCRGRDFFLLNEHSDLKSKLSIVDKVSSAGLSCFFSDQGTPCVADPGYDFVDMCYDRGVDVFSFPGPSSITTALSLSGFYAEKFYFAGFPPREKSSRKKFFDKLFSAEDTIVLFERPYVMKKLVDELVVSKKRIAVIYNLGMKDEKVIRGRPKEIANELKNMPKAPFVVILEGVK, encoded by the coding sequence ATGAGTCCCAGACTGTGTGTTGCAGGGATGCCTCTTTCAGTCGGTTTTGACAGAATCGATAAGGAACTTCAAAGTATAATTCAAAATTCAGAAATCATTATCGCCGAAGAGAAGAAAACTGCACACAGAGTGCTTGCAAGAAGCGGATGCCGCGGGAGAGATTTTTTCCTTCTGAACGAACACAGCGATTTGAAATCAAAGCTTTCTATTGTTGATAAAGTAAGCAGCGCAGGATTATCCTGCTTTTTTTCCGATCAGGGTACGCCTTGTGTTGCTGATCCGGGATATGATTTTGTTGATATGTGTTATGACCGCGGTGTAGATGTTTTTTCATTTCCCGGGCCTTCGAGTATTACAACAGCACTTTCACTCAGCGGTTTTTATGCGGAAAAGTTTTACTTTGCAGGTTTTCCCCCAAGGGAAAAATCATCAAGGAAAAAATTTTTTGACAAACTGTTTTCTGCTGAAGATACAATTGTTCTTTTTGAGCGCCCTTATGTTATGAAAAAGCTGGTTGATGAGCTTGTTGTGTCCAAAAAAAGAATTGCCGTAATTTATAATCTTGGGATGAAAGATGAGAAAGTTATAAGAGGCCGGCCAAAAGAGATTGCAAATGAGTTGAAGAATATGCCCAAGGCTCCTTTTGTAGTCATTCTGGAAGGGGTAAAATGA
- a CDS encoding outer membrane protein assembly factor BamD, whose protein sequence is MKRIVLLLIASLMVFSCAGKNAGEITANELFQQGLNQFSEEDYNDAAKLFERTIMKANTPELAASAQLFLADSYFMMEDYAQAIPSYEQYLNIYGGSKEEPRVIYRLATSYYRLIPSIDRDQTNTRKALKQFEILEKKYPEFAKEKNTDKLINKLRNKLARKEMYIADFYFRIGEEEAAAARLKNIVENYKNTKVFPRAALRLSEYFIEKGKHETQAVTYLNSVLRQENGKQYLSEVSEMLDKLQKDMGSE, encoded by the coding sequence ATGAAAAGAATTGTATTGTTACTCATTGCGAGCCTGATGGTTTTCAGCTGTGCAGGTAAAAATGCAGGAGAAATTACTGCCAATGAACTGTTTCAGCAGGGACTGAATCAGTTTTCTGAAGAAGATTATAATGATGCGGCTAAATTGTTTGAGCGTACCATAATGAAGGCGAACACACCGGAACTGGCGGCAAGTGCCCAGCTGTTTCTTGCTGATTCTTATTTTATGATGGAAGATTACGCTCAGGCGATTCCGTCTTACGAGCAGTATCTTAACATTTATGGAGGAAGCAAGGAGGAGCCGAGGGTGATTTATCGTCTGGCCACCTCTTATTACAGATTAATTCCCAGTATAGACAGAGACCAGACGAACACCAGGAAGGCTTTGAAACAGTTTGAGATTTTGGAAAAAAAATATCCTGAATTTGCTAAAGAAAAAAACACAGATAAGCTGATAAATAAACTGCGCAACAAGTTAGCAAGGAAAGAGATGTATATTGCTGATTTTTATTTTCGCATTGGTGAGGAAGAAGCGGCAGCTGCCAGACTAAAAAATATTGTGGAAAATTATAAAAATACAAAAGTGTTTCCGCGGGCAGCTTTGCGACTTAGCGAATATTTTATTGAAAAGGGAAAACATGAAACTCAGGCAGTAACTTATCTGAACAGTGTATTAAGACAGGAAAATGGTAAACAATATTTGTCAGAAGTCAGTGAAATGCTTGATAAGCTGCAAAAGGATATGGGCAGTGAATAG
- a CDS encoding ArsR/SmtB family transcription factor: MDKMWLEDYSEKLKAIGHPVRLKIILGLMENECNVTKICNGLQVPQATTSQHLSILKNKGIIEGRREGTTVCYKVVDEAVAEMLKKLTEVCNVEVDCT, from the coding sequence ATGGACAAAATGTGGTTAGAAGATTATTCTGAGAAGCTTAAAGCTATCGGACATCCGGTGAGATTGAAGATTATTCTCGGTTTAATGGAAAATGAATGTAATGTAACAAAAATCTGCAATGGTCTTCAGGTACCCCAGGCTACTACAAGTCAGCATTTGAGTATTTTGAAAAATAAAGGAATCATCGAAGGCAGACGTGAAGGAACAACTGTATGCTACAAAGTGGTCGATGAGGCAGTGGCTGAAATGTTGAAAAAACTTACGGAAGTTTGCAATGTGGAAGTTGATTGCACTTGA
- a CDS encoding DMT family transporter: protein MSKYLVYVLLVVGGTFVSLQASINARLAKYVGFVESAFISFTVGTMVLAAAVLLKNGNGLKHIFEVPPVFLTGGMLGACFVFIITYSVHVTGVASALATAIGVQLLVGLLIDKYNPMNVIKLNVHWYNVLGVLFIILGIILVTRGR, encoded by the coding sequence ATGTCTAAATATCTCGTTTATGTGCTTCTTGTCGTAGGAGGGACATTTGTATCCCTTCAGGCTTCCATTAATGCCAGACTGGCCAAATATGTGGGTTTTGTGGAGAGTGCTTTTATCTCATTCACCGTTGGCACAATGGTTCTTGCAGCTGCAGTACTGCTTAAAAACGGAAACGGCTTAAAGCACATTTTTGAAGTACCCCCCGTATTTTTAACCGGCGGTATGCTTGGGGCCTGTTTTGTTTTTATTATTACCTATTCAGTTCATGTTACAGGTGTAGCTTCGGCACTTGCCACGGCTATAGGTGTTCAGCTTTTGGTCGGGCTTCTTATTGACAAATATAATCCGATGAATGTCATAAAGCTGAATGTTCACTGGTACAATGTTCTCGGCGTACTTTTCATTATTCTCGGCATAATACTGGTAACAAGAGGCAGATAA
- the serS gene encoding serine--tRNA ligase — protein MLDLKFIVKNPDTVKENLRKRGEEIDIDEIVMLDGQRREIIQRVESLKKERNEVSKQIGELKRRNEDISEITRKMKKVSNDIAAYDSEMKSVETAIKNKLLRIPNLLSERTPVGADDTENVVDHEWGEKPDFGFEAKPHWEIAEDLNLVDFTRGAKIAQSRFSVYTGLGAKMERALINFMLDEQTTNGYTEVVPPFLVNAETMQGTGQLPKFEDDLFKCERDGLYLIPTAEVPLTNIYASEILMDEELPVKMTAYTPCFRREAGAHGQDTRGLIRQHQFNKVELVKIVKPEDSVKELELLLSDAEGILKKLNLPYRVVKLCSGDVGFSAAFTYDIEVWLPGQECYREISSCSTFTDFQARRAGIRYKSKGEKGTHFPYTLNGSGLAVGRTFLAILENYQQSDGSIVVPEALEPYMNGIGELR, from the coding sequence ATGCTCGATTTGAAATTTATTGTAAAAAATCCGGATACAGTTAAGGAGAACCTCAGAAAGAGAGGAGAGGAAATAGATATCGATGAAATAGTGATGCTGGATGGGCAAAGACGTGAAATTATCCAGAGAGTCGAGTCTTTAAAAAAGGAGCGGAATGAGGTTTCCAAACAGATAGGTGAACTTAAACGCCGGAACGAAGATATTTCTGAAATAACAAGAAAGATGAAAAAGGTATCAAACGATATAGCTGCTTACGATAGCGAAATGAAAAGCGTTGAGACGGCTATTAAAAATAAACTTCTGCGTATTCCCAACCTGCTGTCGGAGAGAACACCTGTGGGAGCGGATGATACGGAAAATGTGGTTGATCATGAATGGGGTGAGAAACCTGATTTCGGTTTTGAAGCCAAGCCCCATTGGGAAATAGCTGAAGATTTAAATCTTGTGGATTTTACACGGGGTGCAAAAATTGCCCAGTCCCGTTTTTCTGTTTATACCGGTCTAGGGGCAAAAATGGAGAGAGCTCTGATAAATTTTATGCTGGATGAGCAGACTACAAACGGATATACCGAAGTAGTCCCCCCTTTCCTGGTGAATGCCGAAACAATGCAGGGTACCGGTCAGCTTCCCAAGTTTGAAGATGATCTTTTTAAGTGTGAAAGAGACGGACTTTATCTGATTCCTACTGCGGAAGTACCTCTGACAAATATATATGCCTCGGAAATTTTAATGGATGAGGAACTTCCCGTAAAAATGACGGCATATACTCCTTGTTTCAGAAGGGAAGCCGGTGCGCACGGTCAGGATACAAGAGGACTGATAAGGCAGCATCAATTCAATAAGGTTGAGCTGGTGAAAATTGTAAAACCTGAAGATTCGGTAAAAGAGCTTGAACTTCTTTTGTCGGATGCGGAAGGCATACTGAAAAAGCTGAACCTGCCGTACAGGGTTGTGAAACTCTGCAGCGGGGATGTAGGCTTTTCTGCAGCATTTACTTATGATATTGAGGTTTGGCTGCCGGGGCAGGAATGTTACAGAGAGATCTCCAGCTGCAGTACATTTACCGATTTTCAGGCCAGAAGAGCCGGGATTAGATATAAGTCAAAAGGGGAGAAAGGTACACATTTTCCTTATACGTTAAACGGCTCCGGACTTGCGGTGGGAAGAACATTCCTTGCAATACTTGAAAACTACCAGCAAAGCGACGGTAGTATTGTTGTCCCTGAGGCTTTAGAGCCGTACATGAACGGTATCGGGGAATTAAGATAA